A section of the Streptomyces sp. NBC_01591 genome encodes:
- a CDS encoding SCO2195 family GlnR-regulated protein, producing MQAVPVRATAIPSVTDALRAVESLFLGSGQRTARRNAWTAVLEDRRRAKDRVEAEYVLEAAAVHHS from the coding sequence ATGCAGGCCGTGCCGGTACGTGCCACAGCCATTCCTTCCGTCACCGACGCCCTCCGTGCCGTCGAGTCGCTGTTCCTGGGCAGCGGCCAGCGCACCGCCCGTCGCAACGCCTGGACCGCCGTCCTGGAGGACCGGCGCCGGGCCAAGGACAGGGTCGAGGCCGAGTACGTACTGGAGGCCGCGGCCGTTCACCATTCCTAG
- the lipA gene encoding lipoyl synthase: protein MSAVAPDGRKMLRLEVRNSQTPIERKPEWIKTRAKMGPEYNRLQKLVKSEGLHTVCQEAGCPNIFECWEDREATFLIGGDQCTRRCDFCQIDTGKPQALDLDEPRRVGESVVTMDLNYATITGVARDDLEDGGAWLYAETVRQIHALTAEREAGRTKVELLIPDFNAEPEQLAEVFSSRPEVLAHNVETVPRIFKRIRPGFRYERSLEVITRAREAGLVTKSNLILGMGETREEVSEALQDLYDAGCELITITQYLRPSVRHHPVERWVKPQEFVELKDEADEIGYSGVMSGPLVRSSYRAGRLFQQAIERRGAVAAAPTV from the coding sequence GTGTCCGCTGTCGCACCCGACGGGCGCAAGATGCTGCGCCTTGAGGTCCGGAACAGCCAGACCCCCATCGAGCGCAAGCCCGAGTGGATCAAGACCCGGGCGAAGATGGGCCCCGAGTACAACCGGCTGCAGAAACTCGTGAAGAGCGAGGGTCTGCACACGGTGTGCCAGGAGGCCGGCTGCCCCAACATCTTCGAGTGCTGGGAGGACCGCGAGGCCACCTTCCTCATCGGTGGTGACCAATGCACCCGGCGCTGTGACTTCTGCCAGATCGACACCGGCAAGCCGCAGGCGCTGGACCTGGACGAGCCCCGCCGTGTCGGTGAGTCCGTCGTCACGATGGACCTGAACTACGCCACCATCACCGGCGTCGCACGCGACGACCTGGAGGACGGCGGTGCCTGGCTGTACGCGGAGACCGTGCGCCAGATCCACGCGCTGACCGCGGAGCGGGAGGCCGGCCGCACCAAGGTCGAGCTGCTGATCCCCGACTTCAACGCGGAGCCCGAGCAGCTCGCCGAGGTCTTCTCCTCGCGCCCCGAGGTGCTGGCGCACAACGTCGAGACGGTGCCGCGGATCTTCAAGCGGATCCGCCCCGGCTTCCGTTACGAGCGCTCCCTGGAGGTCATCACGCGGGCCCGCGAGGCCGGTCTGGTGACCAAGTCCAACCTGATCCTCGGCATGGGCGAGACCCGTGAGGAAGTCAGCGAGGCACTCCAGGACCTGTACGACGCGGGTTGCGAACTCATCACGATCACGCAGTACCTGCGGCCGTCCGTGCGCCACCACCCGGTCGAGCGCTGGGTGAAGCCGCAGGAGTTCGTGGAGCTGAAGGACGAGGCCGACGAGATCGGCTACTCCGGCGTCATGTCCGGGCCGCTGGTCCGTTCCTCGTACCGCGCGGGCCGTCTTTTCCAGCAGGCGATCGAGCGTCGCGGCGCGGTCGCCGCGGCGCCCACCGTGTGA